A single Desulfobaculum xiamenense DNA region contains:
- a CDS encoding glycosyltransferase codes for MSASPLVSFVIPAYNCAGVLEQCLASIRAQDYPAEAVEILILDGGSTDATRAVAERFGCRVLDNPHVIHPLGRPIGFRAARGELLCCLDSDNILDGTDWLRRMLAPFDDPDICAAEPLWYRARSEDSVPTRYCAAIGGDDPVAVYLGYYDRFSAVTGDWTGAPRVEEDRGGYIKAVFTDSGRIPPLGANGFIVRRDDLMSVPHDPFLHVDVAHRLVKAGRNAMAKVRVGVVHVHAGDAEAFVRKKRRRVMRRVDREVEAFYSYHFGPRDWLRLFGRAFLVVPVWLDALRVRREDPGLGLFHLAMTYRVLGLYCAVKLFGRFLGGGNAYERV; via the coding sequence GTGAGCGCATCGCCTCTCGTCTCGTTCGTCATCCCCGCCTACAACTGCGCCGGTGTGCTGGAGCAGTGCCTCGCGTCCATCCGGGCACAGGACTATCCCGCCGAGGCCGTGGAAATCCTCATTCTCGACGGCGGCTCCACAGACGCCACCCGCGCCGTGGCCGAGCGCTTTGGCTGCCGCGTGCTCGACAATCCGCACGTCATCCATCCGCTCGGACGGCCCATCGGTTTTCGGGCCGCGCGGGGGGAACTGCTGTGCTGTCTGGACAGCGACAACATCCTCGACGGCACGGACTGGCTGCGGCGGATGCTCGCGCCCTTCGACGACCCGGACATCTGCGCGGCGGAACCGCTGTGGTACCGGGCGCGCAGCGAGGACAGCGTGCCTACCCGCTACTGCGCGGCCATAGGCGGGGACGACCCGGTGGCCGTGTATCTCGGCTACTACGACCGCTTTTCCGCCGTCACCGGCGACTGGACCGGCGCTCCGCGTGTCGAGGAAGACCGTGGCGGCTACATCAAGGCCGTGTTTACCGACTCCGGGCGCATTCCGCCCCTTGGGGCCAACGGCTTCATCGTGCGGCGTGACGACCTGATGTCCGTGCCGCACGATCCCTTCCTGCACGTGGACGTGGCGCACCGACTGGTCAAGGCCGGGCGCAACGCCATGGCCAAGGTCCGGGTGGGGGTGGTGCACGTCCACGCCGGAGACGCCGAGGCCTTCGTGCGCAAGAAGCGCCGGCGCGTGATGCGCCGTGTGGACCGGGAGGTGGAGGCGTTCTATTCCTACCACTTCGGCCCGCGCGACTGGCTGCGCCTGTTCGGGCGCGCGTTTCTCGTGGTGCCCGTGTGGCTCGACGCGCTGCGCGTGCGGCGCGAGGACCCCGGCCTCGGGCTGTTCCACCTGGCCATGACCTACCGCGTGCTGGGGCTGTATTGCGCCGTGAAGCTCTTCGGGCGGTTCCTCGGCGGCGGCAACGCGTACGAGCGGGTGTGA